AagatttaatataaatatatgtatatagtaATAGTCCTTATTTGTGATGTATAGTTCACTCAGGAACGAAAGAATATTTCACGAAGatattagaattatttataGATTATTCTTTGATATCCTTGAATACGAATAATTGATATAAATtgatatgtataattaataattataacattaaaaaaatattataagaaaaaataaatattcctaAAAATGTAGAACTTAATTTCATGAGAAATTGGTGAATAATTATTGAATAGAACATATAAATTGTATCATTTTATACTATCTAAAAGACATAGTATTATGTACTAAaatatgatttaaaaaatttttatataaatataaaattgtaatatatgaaaatgtaGGAGTATTTTCAGGTAAAAAAAACAtcatatttctaaatatgtatatatatatacatgtgaatgtgtaaatgtgaaaatattaaataaaataaaataattatcttatttttcttcaatGCTACATGACAATATGTATTACATGACAtacacaaaaattttaattttttcaattttttttttttaattaactaATTTTTAAAGGAGTAATTTACTtgcaaatattattatgattttattattatataatcaaaataatatatttaacatatattactttaaaattatgaacgCTTTATGTGTAACAAacaatgtaaaataaaaatattaaaaaaaaaatatttctacatttatagatatatttaaaaaaaaaaaatgtaattcattttatttgaattagttacttaatttttatagtttagcattttatttaaatgaatattcacgtataatttaataaaaaataaacatggAGTTCAACTTTCTAAGGAATTTTCAAAGTGAAAATATAACACagttttgtaaaatatattttttattattttatatattataaatttggATTTCTTAAtggtattattttatttggtaaattattttgtttagcAGTATTACTCAGtgaagttatttttttaaagttatcATAATTACAAATAGTGTTatcttaataaatttaattctactatttatttattttttttattatagtaCGTATGCTGTCTgctatataagtatatttttagagagaaaaaatagaaaattattgAATTTCCTAAAgtttatgtattttctttttagtaataataaataaaaaatatttttttaaattatataataattataatgttttatttataataattttatataatgttatGAAACAGTTTTTATGTACTttgatatttaaaataaaatatatttgttggtgaatttaatagaaaaatgtaaCTTGTAAATTAATAGGGTATGAATATTCCACATATCCtaagtatatttttcatgttacgatataatttgtaaaataaaaaaaagattaccttttttttttcattttttattccaataggttatattatgttaaatataagaGTTTATCTTTTCTaggtatataataatattttaaaattgtaataaGTACACAAAGCTATGTTTTTGTATTagatatataagaataaaaagtgAATAgctatatacttaaatatatgttatgttTCAATTCgtgctatatatatttttttttattttgaacattaaataaaaattttaaatataaaatatgttatattattttatttctggaatgtattaatagtaagtatttaaaattttactgtgagataattaaaatatatatatattgtggGTTTTTATTTAACAGATTACGTTCagtagaaaattattttaaataattatatttttttatataaataatatattataagatatatgtgagaaaatattttttaaattatcttttctttaacgtattttatatttttacattatttgagaaatttaatgtttttctaaaagaaaaaaaaaatattgtatataaaagTACCATTTTTTTGATTCATTCTGAATATTCAGTGAAATATCCACCTGATCCACAATATTATTagatgaaatatttttaacatgaatgaaaaaataaaatattttattttaattaaatctcttacatttatactttttacttggatatgttattatttaaataataaggaataatgataacaatccagaaattgttttatatattttactgttttgtgttatatatatatatatatatatataataataataataacaataataataatagtaacagtaataatattttaatgattaaataaatatataacattgtTCTTAATTAGAATATTTTCTAATCTTTGTAGTTTATttgctatatatttttagataaTACAAACTTCTGTgataacatattatattgaaaaacaGATAGATTAATATCAAAAATGAGATGGAGAAAGAGGGTATAGATTTAAAAGATAACTTACCTAAAAACAGAGGTAATTGttcaaaaaatgaagaagatgGTTGTGAATGAGAACATGATGGAGCATATGAATCTAAAGTTAACGATAATTCAAAAtctgatgaaaaaaaaaatagtgcAGAAAGGAACatcttttatatgtaaaccattttatgaaatatataatatgttggAAAAACTATTATATAGGGAATTTAttcctatatataaatacaggaaatatattaataattccaaaaaaatattatttaaatcttTCAGCTTGTATTAGTGCATTCTTGATATTTGttctaataataatgttttcTTTAACTggattttcattatttatatttggcGTTAATATTTATGGTAATTTTCAAGAACAGATAATAGATActgatttaaattttttggaATATCTATCTTATCCTTGAGAAAAGAgagttatattataattagttattttaagtatatcagttgttatatatatactgataaaattcataaaatatagaaattatGTAGGAAAAAAAGTAGTCTAATTCTAGTTATAACGATTACGATGCTTTTAGAAACGAATTTGCATGTAACTAATGAACtacatttttgttaataacataaaatgccaatacaaattatttattatatatatgcaaactTATTATACAAtctatgtaatataaaaatttatatacacatgtataagagaaaatatattaaatatataaagcaGTTCGCttcttttgtttatttattttcctattataatatattactttgATTTAATATAGAACTATAATTTAggatatttatgtaaatgttCTGAtccataaaaatatataattgttattaatCATAATTCACgataatatgaatattttaatattcgaaaaaaatatatgggaaaaagttttaagtatatttatattgtaataaatatgcggatttttaatttaatatataaaatattacatttattatagctttaataaagtaataattattgatatttttaacaattatttttttaaggttGTAAGGTTTTAATCGAAGAATTTTTACTAAgactttattatatataattttttttttagaacaGCGTGTACtacttcattttataaaactaaatgcatgtatttttttttgttaatatatattttttatttaaatgcaAACATAACaagtaatatttaaaaaaaattattttgaggaatatatatttcaaggctttttttatataagaacaattttaataagttGTTTTATTTCATGCATATTCTAAATATGAAATTGATATGTATTAATTCTATTTCACTTATTATAATGGAATACTGGTAGGAACTTATAATGTTTAGAATTCATGAAgcttaacaaataaaaaaagggatCAACTCGCGTTTGTAATTGTgtttattaacatatatatattgaattcaattatgatataaacaaattacttaagttttcataataaaatattattacacatatttgcttttcatattatttagagaatacatatatgagcAAATATTAGTATgttattagtatatattatgcacCAATTACTCATTTTTTGTGTCTAAAACAGTTaataaactaataaaaatgtacattatACTTATAATAGAGTTTAGGTAAACGTTCCAcgatatgtaaataaattttaaaataaataaaaattttccgaatcatatataaataaaaaattatgtatttgtgGTATTCGGAATCATTTCCTTTAACTTTTGTTTACAGACGCAAAGGTAACATCTTAAATACTTACGAAAATTTAAGGTGTTTACTTTAGTTACTGGGAAATTTAATAgatgtttttaatatatttgttaataatataatgttaagtaaaagaaaatcaaaattatacatatatgatagttaataaaaatgtaattatacatttattaatgttataaGCTCAACCATATtttagttaaaatatattactatttattttaaacagAAGGATTAATTATGTATGTCAATATATATGTCTTCTGATTAAATTTATGTAGATGCTTTTATTACAACGTTATCTTGTTCAAAAGTGTTATTGTGCAAATTCAAATTCAGGCcttaaataaaaactaatatttttttagttattatacaatatttataattaaaaatgttatttttatcatatgaAGTAGAATTtgtatatccttttttttacaaaattttggtaggaattaataatatttaggatgatatttgtataatttttaataaaaatatttatcactttgctaaaaaaatttttaaatggttccttaataattattttacttttttcttttgttagTATTAAATGGTGTAACAtttcgttttattatattttattatgtaaacaTTACACTTATTCCTACAAAAGCGTTTTAGTTCATAGTTCAATATCTAGTAAGAAATTTCAGATATActagtataattttaatttttagtaataCTGTATAaggtatattattaatagtgataaataaaatatatcagaaataaattaaatgataacAACTTTcatgatattattattgaaatCACTTAATTTcagatttattttaattttataactattatttaaaggtatattataaaatatattaataacaaaaaggaaattagAATTCATAATagagttaaaaaaaaacattactGAATAAAgactattataatattagCAGATTCTATACGTTtattacacttttttttttattacattttttctatatatgtaagtttcgttaaaaagaaaaaaagtaatttgtgagtttaaaaatatctcatttacaaataacgatataaataaaactaaaaatgATCATTTTCAAaagttattatataaaaataaaaagttattattttcctttaaaatgatatattttaatacattagatagcatataataaatttgaatTGTTAAATTCATTGTAGGCGATAAAAGAATGCGTGTgttataattaatgaaacacatatattttcacaaaaagtatatattttgaatttattaatacttttgttttgtttgttgtaaataataatatttttttcatcaataATAACTGcattttacttaatataatatttataaaaatggaatagtAGCAAAActtaaaagtaataattattctaGATATACCTAGAACAATAACAcatatctatattttatacgttccatattgtaaataaattcaatatttcctaataattaaaaatcataaaaaaaaatttgtttaatcACTGTAATAGGTGATTAAGTTGTACgctgtacatatatatgaatgaattCAAGTTGCATCATTTTACTtaaagttaattttttataaataatatcaattaccatattttaaagaatttttttttaggtatattttttttttttttttttgctatgtAGTAAATCATTCTGTATATGTTAAtttgttaagaaaaaatattaaaaaaaataaaagaggtatatttttatggttGGTAATGTATAACTTGatgttaatttttcctttattatatatattacattattaaatatctataacatggaaaaaaatattatgtttatcttttttatcaaaatatcTTTGTTTATCGTTTTTATTTGGATATGTCATTTTTACAGTGACATGGTATGATAAAACTTTTTGCGTGaacttatattattcatatttttactgtttatttttattaattatttttttttggaatgggattatttatccatttatatatgaaatatttacattattttttttagagcAGATTTGACAAATATATGGATGAAAAGTATGgttttgataaaaaattatataaacgaATTTATCGATTATTAGGAAAATGCGGAAAGGTTATTCTTTCACATATTGGAGatttagaattaaaaataccatataatacaaaacaaaagaacaaaaactTACTTAGAattgataatgaaaaatgggacaaagaaaaaaaagaaaaattatatagaagTTCATTAATTAAGGAACAATTGATTAAGAaacttatgaaaaataaatgtaccaTGTTACATGGATCATATTccaattatgaaaaaaaattactgaATGGACTTAATGATagaactttttttaaaaaaatgatattaattaatgataagaactataaaaaattaaaaagtaaaaaatacagATTACGACTttgcttaattttattattgttcatatttgtattaattttgCCTATAGTAGATTTATCATTTGGGGAATTTAAATCTATCGGTAATGTTTTAAAGGAATTATGTTGTTTATTAGGATATAGTAACGGCGGGGAACCCAGTGCTGGAGCGCCTACTCCGGAAGGTTTAGAAGCTGTGGTGTCTTCTACATGTAAAATACAGAATTTTATAGGAATTAAAGTATTTGGTGttctaatatattgtttaccTATCTTAATAATGGGTATTATACTTATACGaggaattttttattattataaaaatattataaaacataaaaaaattagatttTTGGAAGAGTTCATGGAATGGTAAGAAACAcgtttatttatgttaagccattaatattatgtactaactgtaatatctttaatgacataatataataataattttttagactttatatataaacatgcatatacgtaattatatttatatttaaatgtaaaaaacatatgtttctatttttttgtgaatttgAATGTTTAAAAGTTTCTTAATTTGTAATTTAATGTATTCTTTGCTGTAAATTAATCATTAtgactttatatatatatttttgtttatattataattttagagaaaaatatatacttgtacgttaaaattaatacataacttcatatttaatattattttattgaatttatttcttaatttacattttaaccatatatatttctgctttacatttttatcattttcaattataaaattattatttttcaaggttattaagaaaatgaattattactGTTAAATTAACAGTGAACATTCATTGTTTAGTACATAATGAAAGGAAGtgataatatttatcatatttatatattattttttaaatataatattgtatttaaaattttattttttttctttatcgtTAACTTctcaatttattatttagaaaaatattattttcttataagaaaagtaaaataaaattttatataggatttttgcaattatattttataaatataataattttataattgtcATCTGGTTTACATCCGATATGCAGCAGAGGTAATggaaaagaatatatatatttttttttctatatgtattattaaaaaaaataaatttcatttatttttatccattttttaattcgAATCTATAAGATTATTTAtctgataaaatataattgtaaaaataccaaacaaaaaatattatattagcCTAAAATTGTACGTACAAATgttactatattatatattttggtAAACAATATTGTTACACTTCCTTATTTctaatttgtatataataacctatatattaatattataagtaaatttctattatttgtaatttcttaaattattattattgtatgaAATATTCATAAACTTATTTTGatgttacttttttttttattattctaatatattaataattgttcaaatatacatatgcagataaaaaataaaaacattaggggtgttaataaaaaaaatctccatttagaaataatagtaaaaattagatttaattaattaaattttttgaaagtatgacacattaataaaaaatgtctttatttactttttaaatgtacatattttttgatgGATTATAGGTAcgtaataaatttaaatttcgaaatatattgtaaacCATAACATAATGTTTCTGCTTATATGACAACTAAAAAGTGtgttatatttcataaaataaaaatcttgTGCCAGTTATTTGGTAGTTCattaattattacaattaatatatagttataataattgatattttataaaataaatagctcgttttttcataatataatatcttataaattagatataataatatgaaaacatcattaaaatttaaaattactctctttatatgtaaaatattgcTATAAATCTATATTCTATACGCTTTATGCTGTAAATTAAATGAGTATTtcgaaatattaatatatcaccttttttttttcattttgatatatttgtataaaaaaaacttacaATTACTCaactatattaaataattatcatactcattttgaatatttatgaatgaattaaaattatagcATTTAATTTAAAGTTATTTCTTTGTTCATAAcgtacatattaaaaatttataacatGTTTTTAAAGGCATTTTATTTTGGTCCATATAGTAAAATGCATtttgagtatatatatatcattatctttctataaa
The sequence above is drawn from the Plasmodium malariae genome assembly, chromosome: 5 genome and encodes:
- the PmUG01_05042000 gene encoding Plasmodium exported protein, unknown function, translated to MEKNIMFIFFIKISLFIVFIWICHFYSDMSRFDKYMDEKYGFDKKLYKRIYRLLGKCGKVILSHIGDLELKIPYNTKQKNKNLLRIDNEKWDKEKKEKLYRSSLIKEQLIKKLMKNKCTMLHGSYSNYEKKLLNGLNDRTFFKKMILINDKNYKKLKSKKYRLRLCLILLLFIFVLILPIVDLSFGEFKSIGNVLKELCCLLGYSNGGEPSAGAPTPEGLEAVVSSTCKIQNFIGIKVFGVLIYCLPILIMGIILIRGIFYYYKNIIKHKKIRFLEEFMEW